In a genomic window of Infirmifilum sp. NZ:
- a CDS encoding RNA-protein complex protein Nop10, whose protein sequence is MAKHVLLHRCPSCGMYTLRRDKCPYCGGTPGAAHPAKFSPEDPYGEYRRKAKLAEILSQARTNLSSSGTGL, encoded by the coding sequence GTGGCGAAGCACGTGCTCCTCCACAGGTGCCCGAGCTGCGGCATGTACACCCTGCGCCGTGACAAGTGCCCCTACTGCGGCGGCACCCCCGGGGCAGCGCACCCGGCGAAGTTCTCCCCCGAGGACCCCTACGGGGAATACAGGCGGAAAGCCAAGCTAGCCGAAATCCTCAGCCAGGCCCGGACCAACCTATCTTCTTCTGGAACCGGATTATAG
- a CDS encoding S8 family peptidase, with protein sequence MRKAKTFARAFAVLLLIILALPTGFITIFGVQGKPSTTTASTNADSGKSKNLDIPPALKDKLPPELIDGIKRLQEIVNSIRQGDNYAKGERIVAFKPYTPKSKIAEITASVGAASVKHLATLSVKGVETEVKLLKFSSEEKAREAEAALKKDPNVLYVAKNFKVYAPPVEHRKLEGNINGNAEVSPSGKTADPYLSYQWYLDKIGYDLAPFPLSAPVVAVVDTGVQYDHPELSGKVILGHDYVDDDNDPYDENGHGTAVAGVIAAKANNGIGIAGVSPSSRIYAVRVLDAYGYGEFEWVMQGILEAADNPDVKVINLSLGGYVWYGSDEYNLMESVINYAVYQKGKIVVAAAGNADNLITYIYDNASTPYYDLVPVPAAVPSCLTVAATDELDVKTFFSNYGTNTLNYVDLAAPGYRILTLDLGSGLAVWAGTSFSAPIVSGVAARVWAAHPDWSNTQVMQQLVATGRPLGPDKGFPVTTRRVDLAKALGVAATGIRGQIVDAENPNPFFDTLGGVRVEVIGPSKKYTYSKNGGFFTITNLAPGTYTVKVSKSGYVTQTAQVTVTAGSITEDVNFYMVRVKPTTYVTVVTTWKAAMLGIYELWYNFFYGLEHPDLPRWYRTAGAEMNANLRILPDGVRVYWRNPGSLTAPPYAVLVVDSLWIGRPVETIVYIPQQGKTYSYGLGMSPYDVCWGTVAASGAVTNVYKGASIVQTISPAKATGTSDFWWYVYDQKGTGGVGVVNKRTPMFGVEVQGSSPTILLVDDDASPWRRDYSGYFKSALGDAGYSYVYWDEFEAGPPSAGDLSRYATVVWFTGDDWRTTLTQYEREALAGFLSSGSKGLFITGQEIGYYLNVYAQWSWSSFAPSPDAASWYEKWLRAQYLCDSATLCGAALALAGAPGDPVSDGMMLAISGGDGANNQWWPDAIRAAGNSTPVFFYLDSDGNPLEMAGGVRFPAPVPAPSAPYRLVYLSFGFEAISDAGDRAQLMDNIIRFLKTGS encoded by the coding sequence ATGCGAAAAGCAAAAACATTCGCTAGAGCGTTCGCAGTGCTCCTGCTAATTATATTGGCTCTACCGACAGGCTTTATAACAATCTTCGGGGTTCAAGGCAAGCCCTCAACCACCACTGCCTCCACGAACGCTGATTCAGGAAAGTCGAAGAACCTCGACATCCCCCCCGCCTTGAAGGATAAACTACCCCCGGAGCTCATAGACGGGATCAAGCGGTTGCAGGAAATCGTCAACTCGATCCGCCAAGGCGACAACTACGCGAAAGGCGAGCGCATAGTTGCTTTTAAGCCCTACACGCCCAAGAGCAAGATAGCTGAAATCACCGCCAGCGTCGGCGCAGCCTCCGTAAAGCACCTCGCCACTCTAAGCGTCAAGGGCGTCGAAACCGAGGTCAAGCTCTTGAAGTTCAGCAGCGAGGAGAAAGCGAGGGAAGCTGAGGCTGCGCTGAAGAAGGACCCCAACGTCCTTTACGTGGCGAAGAACTTCAAGGTTTACGCGCCCCCCGTAGAGCATAGGAAGCTTGAAGGAAATATTAACGGCAACGCGGAGGTGAGTCCGAGTGGAAAGACTGCAGACCCCTACTTGTCGTACCAGTGGTACCTCGATAAGATAGGGTACGACCTCGCACCCTTCCCGCTCAGCGCGCCAGTCGTCGCCGTCGTTGACACTGGCGTCCAGTACGACCACCCCGAGCTGTCAGGCAAGGTCATCTTGGGCCACGACTACGTTGACGACGATAACGATCCTTACGACGAAAACGGCCACGGGACAGCCGTCGCGGGGGTTATTGCCGCGAAAGCCAACAACGGGATCGGTATAGCCGGTGTTTCGCCGAGTAGCCGGATCTACGCGGTAAGGGTGCTGGACGCCTACGGTTATGGCGAATTCGAGTGGGTGATGCAGGGGATCCTAGAGGCGGCGGACAACCCCGACGTGAAGGTGATAAACCTGAGCCTCGGCGGGTACGTGTGGTACGGGTCTGACGAGTACAACTTAATGGAATCTGTGATCAACTACGCCGTGTACCAGAAGGGCAAGATCGTCGTCGCAGCCGCTGGAAACGCGGACAACCTCATCACCTACATTTATGACAACGCCTCGACGCCCTACTACGACTTGGTTCCCGTGCCAGCCGCAGTGCCCAGCTGCTTAACTGTAGCTGCGACGGACGAGCTCGACGTGAAGACGTTTTTCAGCAACTACGGCACGAATACGCTGAACTACGTTGACCTCGCTGCACCCGGCTACAGGATCCTCACACTAGACCTTGGCTCCGGGCTCGCCGTGTGGGCCGGGACATCCTTCTCGGCCCCTATAGTGTCCGGGGTTGCGGCGCGCGTCTGGGCCGCGCACCCCGATTGGAGCAACACTCAAGTGATGCAGCAGCTGGTGGCGACGGGCAGGCCCCTCGGGCCCGACAAGGGCTTCCCGGTCACCACGAGAAGGGTTGACCTGGCAAAGGCCCTCGGCGTCGCGGCCACCGGCATTCGAGGCCAGATAGTAGACGCCGAGAACCCGAACCCCTTCTTCGACACGCTGGGAGGCGTGAGGGTGGAGGTCATTGGGCCGTCGAAGAAGTACACGTACAGCAAGAACGGCGGCTTCTTCACGATCACCAACCTAGCTCCCGGCACATACACGGTTAAGGTGTCGAAGTCAGGGTACGTGACGCAGACCGCGCAGGTCACTGTGACCGCGGGCTCCATCACCGAGGACGTCAACTTCTACATGGTCAGGGTCAAGCCAACCACCTACGTCACGGTGGTGACGACCTGGAAGGCGGCAATGCTGGGTATTTACGAGCTGTGGTATAACTTCTTCTATGGCCTGGAGCACCCAGACCTGCCCCGGTGGTACAGGACGGCTGGAGCTGAGATGAATGCTAACCTGCGCATACTCCCAGACGGCGTGAGGGTCTACTGGCGCAACCCCGGTAGCCTGACCGCTCCCCCCTACGCGGTGCTCGTCGTGGACTCTCTATGGATTGGGAGGCCCGTGGAAACCATAGTGTATATTCCTCAACAGGGTAAGACCTACAGCTACGGCCTCGGGATGTCCCCCTACGATGTATGCTGGGGCACTGTGGCGGCCTCGGGGGCTGTCACGAACGTGTACAAGGGTGCTTCAATCGTGCAGACGATAAGCCCGGCTAAGGCTACGGGGACCTCCGACTTCTGGTGGTACGTCTACGACCAGAAGGGGACTGGAGGCGTCGGCGTAGTCAACAAGAGAACGCCGATGTTCGGAGTCGAAGTGCAGGGAAGCTCCCCCACCATCCTCTTGGTCGACGACGACGCCAGCCCGTGGAGACGGGATTACTCCGGGTACTTCAAGTCGGCGCTCGGCGACGCGGGCTACAGCTACGTGTACTGGGACGAGTTTGAGGCCGGGCCTCCCAGCGCCGGCGACCTCTCACGCTACGCGACCGTGGTGTGGTTCACCGGCGACGACTGGAGGACTACGCTGACGCAGTACGAGAGGGAGGCGCTGGCGGGCTTCCTGTCCTCGGGCAGTAAAGGGCTCTTCATAACAGGCCAGGAAATAGGCTACTACTTGAATGTGTACGCGCAGTGGTCGTGGTCGTCTTTCGCGCCCTCGCCTGACGCCGCCTCCTGGTACGAGAAGTGGCTGAGGGCCCAGTACCTCTGCGACAGCGCAACTTTGTGCGGCGCAGCGCTCGCTCTAGCCGGCGCTCCAGGAGACCCCGTGAGCGACGGGATGATGCTGGCCATATCAGGCGGGGACGGTGCAAACAACCAGTGGTGGCCCGACGCGATCCGCGCCGCAGGCAACTCGACTCCCGTGTTCTTCTACCTCGATAGCGACGGCAACCCCCTGGAGATGGCGGGGGGTGTGAGGTTCCCGGCTCCGGTTCCAGCGCCCTCAGCGCCGTACAGGCTCGTCTACCTGAGCTTCGGCTTCGAAGCAATCAGCGACGCCGGTGACAGGGCCCAGCTGATGGACAACATCATACGCTTCCTGAAGACGGGCAGCTAA
- a CDS encoding metal ABC transporter permease: MDARARPVTAQVSLWSYILGDPLLSTWSDVAYALVVSAAVAALSIILYRKEVLIGVDRDYAMLIGLNVKLHDYAVVTLLTVASVGLLRVVGFVLEHVVLLLPSAIAISTARNSRDMLWAGWKQARCSGRRRVNPNST; encoded by the coding sequence GTGGATGCGCGAGCGCGCCCCGTAACCGCTCAGGTCAGCCTTTGGTCGTACATTCTGGGCGATCCCCTGCTCTCGACTTGGAGTGACGTGGCCTACGCGCTCGTGGTCTCGGCCGCTGTAGCGGCTCTCAGCATTATACTCTACAGGAAGGAGGTCCTGATAGGGGTTGACAGGGACTATGCGATGCTTATAGGCTTGAACGTTAAGCTACACGACTACGCGGTTGTAACACTGCTCACTGTCGCAAGCGTGGGGCTTCTAAGAGTGGTAGGCTTCGTGCTGGAGCACGTGGTCCTGCTACTACCCTCAGCCATCGCAATTTCAACCGCCCGAAACTCAAGGGACATGCTGTGGGCTGGCTGGAAGCAAGCGCGCTGCTCGGGGCGGCGCCGGGTTAATCCAAACAGCACCTAA
- a CDS encoding RNA-protein complex protein Nop10, translating into MDSLLLHRCPSCGMYTLRRDKCPYCGGTPGAAHPAKFSPEDPYGEYRPDRYLHRTGKAFTAC; encoded by the coding sequence GTGGATTCATTGCTCCTCCACAGGTGCCCGAGCTGCGGCATGTACACCCTGCGCCGTGACAAGTGCCCCTACTGCGGCGGCACCCCCGGGGCAGCGCACCCGGCGAAGTTCTCCCCCGAGGACCCCTACGGGGAGTACAGGCCCGACCGATACCTACACCGAACGGGGAAAGCTTTTACAGCCTGCTAG